The following are from one region of the Achromobacter xylosoxidans genome:
- a CDS encoding RidA family protein encodes MSNAPTADSNGITRYGVAGGTGQGGSHMPFARAVAADGWLHVSGQVPMDNGEVVEGGIVTQSHKAIQQVLAILKEAGYGPEHVVRCGVWLDDARDFASFNKVFKEYFGENPPARACVQSSLVVDAKVEVDCIAYKRP; translated from the coding sequence ATGAGCAATGCTCCCACCGCCGACAGCAACGGCATCACCCGCTACGGCGTCGCCGGCGGTACGGGCCAGGGCGGCTCGCACATGCCCTTCGCCCGCGCGGTCGCGGCCGATGGCTGGCTGCACGTGTCCGGCCAGGTGCCGATGGACAACGGCGAAGTCGTCGAAGGCGGCATCGTGACCCAGTCGCACAAGGCCATCCAGCAGGTGCTCGCCATCCTGAAGGAAGCCGGCTACGGCCCCGAACACGTCGTGCGTTGCGGCGTATGGCTGGACGACGCGCGCGATTTCGCGTCGTTCAACAAGGTGTTCAAGGAATACTTCGGCGAGAATCCGCCGGCCCGGGCCTGCGTGCAGTCGTCGTTGGTGGTGGACGCAAAAGTCGAGGTCGACTGCATCGCGTACAAACGTCCTTAA
- the lolA gene encoding outer membrane lipoprotein chaperone LolA yields MKMFRRLAAVAALSLAPAMVFAASAQEQLRAFVATVTAATGSFSQYTVNNQGRTQPAQTGVFSFQRPGKFKWAVQKPYEQLVVSDGRQVFQFDPDLAQVTERKVDAAIGTSPAAILFGSGSLEQSFDVSALPSKDGIDWLRAKPRTADAGFSRVDIGMKDNLPVRVELLDSFGQTTRVDLSGIAANPQLPAKEFQFVAPKGVDVVKM; encoded by the coding sequence ATGAAGATGTTCCGTCGACTGGCCGCCGTGGCGGCCCTGAGCCTGGCGCCCGCCATGGTGTTCGCCGCCAGCGCGCAGGAGCAGCTGCGCGCTTTCGTGGCTACCGTGACCGCGGCCACGGGCTCGTTTTCGCAATACACGGTGAACAACCAGGGCCGCACGCAGCCCGCCCAGACCGGCGTGTTCTCGTTCCAGCGTCCCGGCAAGTTCAAGTGGGCGGTGCAGAAGCCTTATGAACAGCTGGTGGTGTCGGACGGCCGCCAGGTGTTCCAGTTCGATCCGGACCTGGCCCAGGTGACCGAGCGCAAGGTCGATGCCGCCATCGGCACCTCGCCCGCCGCCATCCTGTTCGGCTCGGGTTCGCTGGAGCAGTCGTTCGACGTTTCGGCCCTGCCGTCCAAGGACGGGATCGATTGGCTGCGCGCCAAGCCGCGCACCGCCGATGCGGGTTTCTCGCGCGTGGACATCGGCATGAAGGACAATCTGCCGGTGCGCGTGGAGCTGCTGGATTCGTTCGGGCAAACCACCCGCGTGGACCTGTCCGGCATTGCCGCCAACCCGCAGCTGCCGGCCAAGGAATTCCAGTTCGTCGCGCCGAAGGGTGTGGATGTAGTGAAGATGTGA
- a CDS encoding DNA translocase FtsK, whose protein sequence is MPRISTASPRASRNTRNGPSPLQTRLSALLREARWILFAALAAWLTLVLATWNAADPGWSHSVPAGAIHNKGGTLGAYLADILLYLFGFSAWWWVILLLHRVRAGYRRLASHLRVTNSKQPEVLPRVHWEEGIGFFLLLVGSLGMEALRLASRGTHLPGASENTSGAGGVIGQTLADLIGRSIGFTGSTLAFLVMLAIGLSLFFSFSWLSIAERVGSWLEGLVRRVRDSYAAREDRKVGEVAKAVRTEQVVAKQEKLVHEQPVRIEPAITVVPKSERVEKEKQQSLFFAPSGGAEGDLPAISLLDPPLTNQETVSAETIEFTSRLIEKKLADFGVSVTVVAAQAGPVITRYEIEPATGVKGSQIVNLAKDLARALSLVSIRVVETIPGKNLMGLELPNPRRQMVRLSEILGSQTYHASHSVVTMALGKDIAGNPVVADLAKMPHLLVAGTTGSGKSVGINAMILSLLYKADASHTRLILIDPKMLEMSVYEGIPHLLAPVVTDMRQASNALNWCVGEMEKRYRLMSKMGVRNLAGYNTKIRDAIKREEPIPNPFSLTPDAPEPLSPLPTIVVVIDELADLMMVVGKKIEELIARLAQKARAAGIHLILATQRPSVDVITGLIKANIPTRIAFQVSSKIDSRTILDQMGAETLLGQGDMLYMPPGTGLPVRVHGAFCSDDEVHRVVESLKAQGEPNYIEGLLEGGLDGDAGEGASSVTGIGGDAESDPMYDQACEVVLKHRRASISLVQRHLRIGYNRAARLLEQMEQSGMVSAMQSNGNREILVPAAAAAREEA, encoded by the coding sequence ATGCCGCGTATCTCGACTGCTTCTCCGCGCGCCTCGCGCAACACCCGTAACGGGCCTTCCCCCCTGCAGACGCGCTTGTCCGCGTTGCTGCGCGAAGCCCGCTGGATCCTCTTCGCCGCCCTGGCGGCCTGGCTGACGCTGGTGCTGGCCACCTGGAACGCGGCCGACCCCGGCTGGTCGCATTCCGTCCCCGCCGGTGCCATCCACAACAAGGGCGGGACGCTGGGCGCCTATCTGGCGGACATCCTGCTCTATCTGTTCGGCTTTTCCGCCTGGTGGTGGGTGATCCTGCTGCTGCACCGGGTGCGCGCGGGCTACCGCCGCCTGGCCAGCCATCTTCGCGTTACCAATAGTAAGCAGCCGGAAGTGTTGCCCCGTGTCCACTGGGAAGAGGGCATCGGTTTCTTCCTGTTGCTGGTGGGGTCGCTGGGCATGGAAGCCCTGCGCCTGGCCAGCCGCGGCACGCATCTGCCCGGTGCCTCCGAGAACACCAGCGGCGCGGGCGGCGTGATCGGCCAGACGCTGGCCGACCTGATCGGCCGCAGTATCGGCTTCACCGGCAGCACGCTGGCTTTCCTGGTCATGCTGGCCATCGGCCTGAGCCTGTTCTTCTCGTTTTCCTGGCTGTCCATCGCCGAACGCGTGGGCTCGTGGCTGGAAGGCCTGGTGCGCCGCGTGCGCGATTCCTACGCCGCCCGCGAAGACCGCAAGGTCGGCGAGGTCGCCAAGGCCGTGCGCACCGAACAGGTCGTGGCCAAGCAGGAAAAGCTGGTCCACGAGCAGCCGGTGCGGATCGAACCCGCGATTACCGTGGTACCCAAGTCCGAACGGGTCGAAAAGGAAAAGCAGCAATCGCTGTTCTTCGCGCCCTCGGGCGGCGCCGAAGGCGACCTGCCGGCGATCAGCCTGCTGGATCCGCCCCTGACCAACCAGGAAACGGTGTCGGCCGAAACCATCGAATTCACCTCGCGCCTGATCGAAAAGAAGCTGGCCGACTTCGGCGTGTCGGTCACCGTGGTGGCGGCGCAGGCCGGCCCGGTCATTACGCGCTACGAGATCGAGCCCGCCACGGGCGTGAAGGGCAGCCAGATCGTCAACCTGGCCAAGGACCTGGCGCGCGCGCTCAGCCTGGTCAGCATCCGGGTGGTGGAAACCATTCCGGGCAAGAACCTGATGGGCCTGGAATTGCCCAACCCGCGCCGCCAGATGGTGCGCCTGTCCGAGATCCTGGGCTCGCAAACCTATCACGCCAGCCATTCCGTCGTGACGATGGCGCTGGGCAAGGACATCGCCGGCAACCCGGTGGTGGCCGACCTGGCCAAGATGCCCCACCTGCTGGTGGCGGGCACCACCGGTTCGGGCAAGTCCGTGGGGATCAACGCCATGATCCTGTCGCTGCTGTACAAGGCGGACGCGTCCCACACCCGGCTGATCCTGATCGATCCGAAGATGCTCGAAATGAGCGTCTACGAAGGCATTCCGCACCTGCTGGCGCCGGTGGTCACGGACATGCGCCAGGCCTCCAACGCGCTGAACTGGTGCGTGGGCGAAATGGAAAAACGCTACCGCCTGATGAGCAAGATGGGCGTGCGCAACCTGGCGGGCTACAACACCAAGATCCGCGACGCCATCAAGCGCGAGGAACCCATTCCGAATCCGTTCTCGCTGACCCCGGACGCGCCGGAGCCGCTGTCGCCGCTGCCCACCATCGTGGTGGTCATCGACGAACTTGCCGACCTGATGATGGTGGTGGGCAAGAAGATCGAAGAGCTGATCGCCCGCCTGGCGCAGAAGGCGCGCGCCGCCGGCATCCACCTCATCCTGGCCACGCAGCGTCCCAGCGTGGACGTCATCACCGGCCTGATCAAGGCCAACATCCCGACGCGCATCGCCTTCCAGGTGTCGTCCAAGATCGACTCGCGCACCATTTTGGATCAGATGGGCGCCGAAACCCTGCTGGGCCAGGGCGACATGCTTTACATGCCGCCAGGCACCGGCCTGCCGGTGCGTGTGCACGGCGCGTTCTGCAGTGATGACGAAGTGCATCGCGTGGTGGAAAGCCTCAAGGCGCAGGGCGAACCCAACTACATCGAAGGCCTGCTGGAAGGCGGCCTGGATGGGGACGCGGGCGAAGGCGCCAGCAGCGTCACCGGCATCGGCGGCGACGCCGAATCCGACCCGATGTACGACCAGGCTTGCGAGGTGGTGCTCAAGCACCGCCGCGCGTCCATCTCGCTGGTGCAGCGCCACCTGCGCATTGGTTACAACCGTGCGGCCCGGTTACTGGAGCAGATGGAGCAATCGGGTATGGTGTCGGCGATGCAGTCCAATGGCAACCGCGAGATCCTTGTTCCCGCGGCCGCTGCCGCCCGAGAGGAAGCTTGA
- the trxB gene encoding thioredoxin-disulfide reductase — protein MSTPKHAKVLILGSGPAGYTAAVYAARANLSPVLVTGLAQGGQLMTTTDVDNWPADAEGVQGPDLMQRFQKHAERFNTEMIFDHIAKVDVSKRPFTLTGDTGKIYTCDALIIATGASAKYLGLPSEETFMGRGVSGCATCDGFFYRNQDVVVVGGGNTAVEEALYLSNICRKVTLIHRRDKFRAEPILVDKLMSKVENGNMELKLFHTLEEVLGDDSGVTGVRVRHVDTGVTEDMAATGAFIAIGHQPNTEIFQGQLEMKDGYIVTKSGLSGMATMTSVPGVFAAGDVQDHVYRQAITSAGTGCMAALDAQRWLENAGQ, from the coding sequence ATGTCCACGCCCAAGCACGCTAAAGTTTTGATACTCGGTTCCGGCCCTGCCGGTTACACGGCGGCCGTCTATGCGGCACGCGCCAATCTGAGCCCTGTTCTTGTTACAGGTCTGGCCCAAGGCGGCCAGCTCATGACCACCACGGACGTCGACAACTGGCCGGCGGACGCGGAGGGCGTGCAGGGTCCGGACCTGATGCAGCGCTTCCAGAAGCACGCCGAACGTTTCAACACCGAAATGATCTTCGACCACATTGCCAAGGTCGATGTGTCCAAGCGCCCGTTCACTCTCACGGGCGACACCGGCAAGATCTACACCTGCGACGCGCTCATCATCGCCACCGGCGCCTCGGCCAAGTACCTCGGCCTGCCGTCTGAAGAGACCTTCATGGGCCGCGGCGTGTCCGGCTGCGCCACCTGCGACGGCTTCTTCTACCGCAACCAGGACGTGGTCGTGGTCGGCGGCGGCAATACCGCCGTGGAAGAAGCGCTGTACCTGTCGAACATCTGCCGCAAGGTCACCCTGATCCACCGCCGCGACAAGTTCCGCGCCGAGCCCATCCTGGTCGACAAGCTCATGAGCAAGGTCGAGAACGGCAACATGGAGCTCAAGCTGTTCCATACGCTGGAAGAAGTGCTGGGCGACGACAGCGGCGTCACCGGCGTGCGCGTGCGCCACGTCGACACCGGCGTCACCGAGGACATGGCGGCCACCGGCGCGTTCATTGCCATCGGCCACCAGCCCAACACCGAGATCTTCCAGGGCCAGCTGGAAATGAAGGACGGCTACATCGTCACCAAGAGCGGCCTGTCCGGCATGGCCACGATGACCTCGGTCCCCGGCGTATTCGCCGCCGGCGACGTGCAGGACCACGTCTACCGCCAGGCCATCACCAGCGCCGGCACCGGCTGCATGGCCGCGCTGGACGCACAACGGTGGCTGGAGAATGCGGGGCAGTAA
- a CDS encoding Smr/MutS family protein — translation MRGSKVGLADLKRLKKDLQAERERAALAQRVAVLKKPDTAPVDDMAAFKRTMQSVTPIKQAARVEHKPVAQPAPALRRANALGETPTRADAGVSDGGEITHLLSEGGTAFVRSDAAPDTARNLRRGQWRAGAELDLHGLRVEQARHALLSFLDECQEHGIRCVRIVHGKGYGSQGLEPVLKDKARTWLVQKSEVLAFSEAPEREGGAGALLVLLRQSEGTRK, via the coding sequence ATGCGGGGCAGTAAGGTCGGCCTGGCCGACCTGAAACGCCTGAAGAAAGACCTGCAGGCCGAGCGCGAACGCGCCGCCCTGGCCCAGCGGGTGGCGGTGCTGAAAAAACCGGATACCGCCCCCGTTGACGACATGGCGGCGTTCAAGCGCACCATGCAGTCAGTCACGCCGATCAAGCAGGCCGCCCGGGTGGAGCACAAGCCCGTGGCGCAGCCCGCGCCCGCGCTGCGCCGCGCCAACGCGCTGGGCGAAACCCCCACGCGCGCCGATGCCGGCGTCTCCGACGGCGGCGAAATCACGCATCTGCTGTCCGAAGGCGGCACCGCCTTCGTACGCAGCGACGCCGCGCCCGACACCGCGCGCAACCTGCGCCGCGGCCAATGGCGCGCCGGCGCCGAACTGGACCTGCATGGCCTGCGGGTGGAACAGGCCCGCCACGCCCTGCTGTCGTTCCTGGACGAATGCCAGGAGCACGGCATCCGCTGCGTGCGCATCGTCCACGGCAAGGGCTATGGCTCGCAGGGGCTGGAGCCGGTGCTCAAGGACAAGGCCCGCACCTGGCTGGTGCAGAAGAGCGAAGTCCTGGCGTTTTCCGAAGCGCCCGAGCGCGAAGGCGGCGCGGGCGCCCTGCTGGTGCTGCTGCGGCAATCCGAGGGAACACGCAAATGA
- a CDS encoding DMT family transporter, with the protein MKWLYLGIAIIAEIFATSALKGSEGFTRLAPSIVTVFGYLISFYFLSLTLREIPVGIAYAIWSGVGIVLISIVGAVLFKQHLDTPALIGIGLIIAGVVVMNVFSKSVSH; encoded by the coding sequence ATGAAATGGCTCTACCTGGGCATAGCCATCATCGCCGAGATCTTCGCCACCAGCGCGCTCAAGGGGTCCGAAGGCTTCACCCGCCTGGCGCCGTCCATCGTGACGGTGTTCGGCTACCTGATTTCGTTCTATTTCCTGTCGCTGACGCTGCGCGAGATTCCGGTGGGCATCGCCTACGCCATCTGGTCCGGCGTGGGCATCGTGCTGATTTCCATCGTCGGCGCGGTGCTGTTCAAACAGCACCTGGACACGCCGGCGCTCATCGGCATCGGCCTCATCATCGCCGGCGTGGTGGTGATGAACGTCTTCTCGAAATCCGTTTCGCATTGA